In Actinomycetes bacterium, the DNA window GTGCGGTGGTACTTGCCGCGCGACAACAGACGCCCGGATGGACCTGCTCACGCCCTCCGAGAATCACACGGTTTGCGCTTACAAGGGTGTCGCGTCCTACCTCAGCGCTGATGGCGCCGCCG includes these proteins:
- a CDS encoding DUF427 domain-containing protein, with the translated sequence MDLLTPSENHTVCAYKGVASYLSADGAA